A stretch of DNA from Perca fluviatilis chromosome 15, GENO_Pfluv_1.0, whole genome shotgun sequence:
ttatcATTTCATCATCCCTCCAGACCCTTTCGACTGTTAAGTCTCCCTCAGTATCTGTTATAAAATCGCACCAACTCAATCCAGTTACTGCCAGTTGGCCTTGAACCTGCCAGTGGTATTTATGATTCTGCTTCAGTTTTGCCTGACCATTCACAATTTTTACATGTCCTGCCTCAGAAATGCTGGAGATGTCTGGGCACTTAACTTCAGCAAGCCCAAAACACGGAATGGCACTAGGGTCATATACCCTCACATCGGGGCTAGCCCCGATGTGAGGAGCATCGGGATGGATAACAAATCCACAGCGTGAGACATTTacattgaaatgttttgaatATTGTTCCAGCACCTGTGGCTCGCGTTCAAGGCCCCTTTTCATGGCGGGAGTCTGGTGTACTCCCTTAAGTATCCGCCCTGCCAGGGTCTGACCAGAAGACGGCCCTTTCACATGGCTAACCTCATAGAACCTACTAGCTGTCACTCTAGGCTTGCGTAAAGCTTGCCATAATGGGCACTCAGACTGCTCACGtgtctgctcctctctctcagcTGCCATCTCGTGTGTCACAGTTAAGCTGTCCAAATGGAGAAACTGTTGGGAGTTTGGGTCAACGTTTGGAAAAGTAGTGGGAAATGTTGACCCCTCTAAAGGCAGTTTAGGGAATGTTGGTGCACCTGGGTGTTGGACATAATTTCCGCGTTTGACCACAGGAGGACACTGGTAGGACAGGGGTGAACCTCGCGGCACAGGTCCGAACCTGGAGTCGACCATGGAGAGTTGAGACAAGCCATGCAGCACTGAGGATATTAGTGGTTGCGGCCTGAGGTTTTTCAGTCCTTCCCCAAGAGACAAGACTTGCGGGTCTGGGAGGGATCctgaaatgtaaaattaaaaacagtaaGTGTTAAATTATCCACACATCTCTTGTCTTTCTGGAGAATTGCTCACTGCTGTTACACTACTGTGTGTTATATTTGCTACATAATTATGTGTATAAAAGTGGCAAGATACAATTATGTATTATACGGCAGCCAACAGTATGATATTAGTTACAGTAACATTACCTGTGTATGCTTGATAGAGTGTTGATTTGCATACACTCCTGGCAGATGGCTTTGGTCTCCTAACAACCAAGTCCTGAACCGGCTCTGCATGGATCCCCTGGGAATGATATTAACAAGTAGCCATGATTGTAATAGTATCTTGCTTGTAATGGTGTAAACACTATGCTCGGGCGCGGTACACAGAGTGGCACCGCTTCCAATTCACTCCCATGTTAACCAATGTAGCCAGACACGTACAGCGCTGCACCGCTTGTCCATAGACTTCCAGTCTATTTTCAGCTGCCCGTGTGCCGCGCTCGCTCCGCGAATAGTGTGTCCCAGGCGTACGTTTGGGATACACTGCTCGTGGAGTTAAGGGTGGCACTTGGGCCGCTTATCCACGGCTGAAAAATAGACTGGAATTCTATTCAATGCGGTGCCGCTCCGCGGCTACAATGTTACCTTTGTCCTTGGTCGATGCCATGTTTGCAGAGAGCTTGTGCAGGCCACAGGTGGTGGTACAGCTCTCACCTGCGGAACAAGAGATAGAAAAGCAAACCGGGATGTGCTTGTTAACAATCAAAGGTAGACCTCTAGAACCAGTGTCACTCCAATCAACCTGCCCATGTTAACATCCCAGACCACAGCCCTCACCTGCAACATGCTGTAATGGGCACTCTGGAACAACAAGGCCACTAGATGGTTGCACAGAACCTTGCCTGCTGTACAGCTGCATGAGGGTTTCTTGAAGTTCGGCTGCATCAGCTTGGAAAACAATCTACATTAAAGACAACACTAATAATGTTAGTTGCTAAagttaaactaaaatgaaaatcTTGTTGCAAATGATACAGAAATGTAAGAAAGAGCATTACAATTAACCAAAAATCCTAGGAAATCTGCAACCGCAGTCTAGGAAATCTGCAACCGCAGTAGAGTAGTTAACCCCTTACACCATTAACTTGCTGGATTCAACAAAAAGGATATTAAAGAATTTAAATGCAAAGTTACATTATCATGATATATATTGATATTTGCATACCGTACGTATGTCACAAATCACATGGCTGTTGACTGACTTGATGTAAACAGGCAACAGTGGAAGGGGTTACATTTCTTGCCATATATGCCTTGCTcaaaacttcttaaaataaccTTCAAATAATGGGGCTGTTCTCGCTTCTTCATCGACCTGTAACACCTAGACCTGACAGCCACCGCCCTGTCAATGATGTTGGACACTGGTGGACAAAATAATTAATGCATATACTGTGGATTTTTCATTCTAGCAAAAGGGACACTCCTatgctgacgttagctagctgacacTGACAGAGGCTAACGTTCTTCCtatcagaatacaaattaaaagGGTGAATTGACTCAGCCTCATTTAAAGGTGAATAATCTTACTTTACTTGGATTTAACGTAGGTTAAACACATTATAACCATACGAACATCTGAGCTGACGCCAAACTGACGTTAGCATAAGCTAACCTACCTAGCTAATGttatgttagctagctagctagtagccaCTCACCTTCGTAGTCGTAGATGAAGTTCTCGAAAAAGAAACTGTATCCCTTGTCCACTTTGGAGCGGGCTGTGATGGAGTGTTGTTCAGTTAGTCGATGTACGTCAGAAAAAGTTATTTTGGGTAAATTTACCAGGGATGCAGTATAAGTTAACTTATAATCGTCCATCATAGGTTCGCCAGAGTGATGAGTGATCCACCGGAAGTGGCAGTGCACAAAGATCACTGAATGCGGAAGTACTACGTATCAGCGTGATAATGGCCTATTGTGACGAGAGAGTAGCAGGAAGTTTAGCATCACAAAacatcagaagaagaagaacacggcgcttttcaaaataaaagccgaaCAGACCACAAGGTGGCACCGTAAAACCACGTCTTGttaacacatacatataatatTGTGTAGGAGAATATTAATACAATTTATCAGACATTTACAGTTAAGATcaaaggatgttgagtgaatcatagactggtttatgtcaaactttagtcaggatactgttttaaaactgtttaaacatttaataaatggtaataaatttgaataaaacacccaaaattaaataaaagtaatcattaattttacatgCAAAGATTGTTGtctgggttccatacaacatacatccatgcatccatgttatatttgggcattttggttcaaagaaacccatatttctgatataaaaactttgaaaacgggtcaaatttgacccgaggacaacacaaggattaagtTCATCATAGGACTGGACTTGTGTGCAAAGTTTAGTGAATTTTCATTCATGGGAACATTTCTATTACCGGCTCCTCACTGCTCAgcccctaataataataataagtcacATGAGCTGCTGTGTGTCATAGTAATGAATAGTAAAGcctaaacaaacagaaaaagaccaaacatacattaaaattaaaatatgaaagGTGGGCGTCAATTCCCACTGTAGTTTGTGCTTTTTATTCAAACAAATCAGAATATTCACACCAGttgtgtagtctaatgtattgtagtgagtatactgtcctatatatatatatatatatatatatatatatatatatatatatatatatatatatatacagtatatctatgtatatatatatatatatatatatatatatatatatatatatgtatatatatacagtacaggccaaaagtttggacacaccttctcattcaatgcgttttctttattttcatgactatttacattgtagattctcactgaaggcatcaaaactatgaatgaacacatatggaattatgtaccaaaaaagtgtgaaataactgaaaacatgtcttatattttagattcctcaaagtagtcacccttggcttttttgatagcgctgcaaacccttggtgttctctcaatgagcttcatgaggtagtcacctgaaatggttttcacttcacaggtgtgccttgtcagggttaattagtggaatattttccgttattaatggggttgggaccatcagttgtgttgtgcagaagtcaggttgatacacagccgacagccctattggacaactgttagaattcatgttatggcaagaaccaatcagctaagtaaagagaaacgagtggccatcattactttaacaaatgaaggtcagttagtccggaaaattgcgaaaactttgaatgtgtccccaagtgcagtcgcaaaaaccatcaaacgctacaacgaaactggctcacatgaggaccgccccaggaaaggaagaccaagagtcacctctgctgctgaggataagttcatccgagtcaccagcctcagaaatcgcaagttaacagcagctcagattagagaccagatgaatgccacacagagttctagcagcagacacatctctagaacaactgttaagcggagactgcgcgaatcaggccttcatggtcaatagctgctaggaaaccactgctaaggagaggcaacaagcagaagagatttgtttgggccaagaaacacaaggaatggacattagaccagtggaaatctgtgctttggtctgatgagtccaaatatgagatctttggttccaaacgccgtgtctttgtgcgacgcagaaaaggtgaacggatggattctacatgcctggttcccaccgtgaagcatggaggaggaggtgtgatggtgtggggtgctttgctggtgacactgttggggatttattcaaaattgaaggcatactgaaccagcatggctaccacaccATCCAGCAGCGTCATGCCATCACATcaggtttgcgtttagttggaccatcatttatttttcaacaggacaatgaccccaaacacacctccaggctgtgtaagggctatttgaccaagaaggggagtgatggagtgctgcgccagatgacctggcctccacagtcaccggacctgaacccaatcgagatggtttggggtgagctggaccgcagagtgaaggcaaaagggccaacaagtgctaagcatctctgggaactccttcaagactgttggaaaaccatttcaggtgactacctcttgaagctcatcaagagaatgccaagagtgtgcaaagcagtaatcagagcaaagggtggctactttgtagaaactagaatataagtcatgttttcagttatttcacacttttttgttaagtacataattccatatgtgttcattcatagttttgatgccttcagtgagaatctacaatgtaaatagtcatgaaaataaaggaaacgcattgaatgagaaggtgtgtccaaacttttggcctgtactgtatatatatatatatatatatatatatatatatgggggcaatatcatagtgggggtctgggtgtcctcccccagggaagttttaagTATCAATgacaaacacagatgacaattcaaaatatatcaaaaatctaATGGAAACtatgtcattgggcatttttaagtgggtatacatcaatcctggagctttcttagtgggtatgctgcatatacctgcgtatcacgtagactacaccactgattcaCCCATTTAGTTACAAAAAACAAGGAGTGAGTCTTTAGTTAgtaattcttttatttgtttcttgTCATATTATCTCCATCTGGTGGTCGGATCAAGAACAACAGAGTTACACTGAGCTGGAACAGACTGCAGCAACTTAACAGTTATAATGTTACATTAATAACTTTAGTTATTCATATTTACTTATTTTCAGGACCTTCAAGCTTTTAATGAATCAAATTAAACAGCTTTGTTGATGGTTACAAATGGAAATAAACTTTGTAGTCAGAATAAAATGGGGCTTTAATATTCAAATTATTATATTTAAACCTGGTGTATTTCCTATATAGtgaatagtatagtatatagtatacagtatatagtacaGAGTATATGGTATAGTATAGTGACTGTTTGGGTTGTGCTAACAGTGCTGCAGCTGGAGAAATAAGGACAGAACAACAGATCAACACATCACGCAGACTCATTACACCCTCTCTTCCCTGAATATGAACTTCTGCCATCAGGAAGAAGATTCCGTGTGCCaagatgtaaaacaaacagactaaaGTTATCGTTTATTCCAACTTCCGtcaagctgctgaactccaGTAGTAAATCTTAGCCCAGCAGAGTAGGGTGCAGTAAATACACCAGCCCTTTTGCACTTTGCAATTTAATTATTAGCCTACCGTTAATTCTCAGGATGCTGTGCTGTCATGTGTGTCCTTCTTTTGTGTCCTTGTTTCTTAGGACGCTTTGCTGATCTTACTTTAAGTTGATTTTATCctactgtattgtattttatttttttaatttgagaatgtttttatgtcacatattgtttgtgttgtgaagcaacggatgtggcaccgtgtccaagacaaatttccccttggggacaataaagtgtattctattctattctatcctCTAGCTTTCTAAAGAAACAACTCATCTCTGGGCAAgaccacctttgtcgagtccaagacaagtccaagaccaggactagtcaagaccgagtccaaatttGGCAGAATTGGCGGACAGCTTCGTTTGTTACATTGTGTGTCAatcaatgaaaatgaatggcaattAGGCAGATGCAGGGCGTGCAAAGATAATctcagggtgcgaactacgggggagctagggggagctcggctccccttaataagacatgggctcccccgaaaacgtgatttgtgaaattttggggggtctct
This window harbors:
- the LOC120573883 gene encoding uncharacterized protein LOC120573883 — protein: MQPNFKKPSCSCTAGKVLCNHLVALLFQSAHYSMLQVRAVPPPVACTSSLQTWHRPRTKGIHAEPVQDLVVRRPKPSARSVCKSTLYQAYTGSLPDPQVLSLGEGLKNLRPQPLISSVLHGLSQLSMVDSRFGPVPRGSPLSYQCPPVVKRGNYVQHPGAPTFPKLPLEGSTFPTTFPNVDPNSQQFLHLDSLTVTHEMAAEREEQTREQSECPLWQALRKPRVTASRFYEVSHVKGPSSGQTLAGRILKGVHQTPAMKRGLEREPQVLEQYSKHFNVNVSRCGFVIHPDAPHIGASPDVRVYDPSAIPCFGLAEVKCPDISSISEAGHVKIVNGQAKLKQNHKYHWQVQGQLAVTGLSWCDFITDTEGDLTVERVWRDDEMIKEMKKKVDLYFFGTYMNVYLQQKVK